In the Sarcophilus harrisii chromosome 1, mSarHar1.11, whole genome shotgun sequence genome, one interval contains:
- the SALL3 gene encoding sal-like protein 3 isoform X2 — protein sequence MSRRKQAKPQHLKSDEELQQSEVVSEHAVPGEGADDGDSGNESRSGSEETNVCEKCCAEFFKWTDFLEHKKNCTKNPLVLIVNEDEPAPPSEEFPEPSPASSPSDQTESEVTEENVQTENNESCEVKVAEKEEEPMEVETSGEKSYQNQSTSNTTPTTPLPQIPEPSSMTSYNMPNTNVTLETLLSTKVAVAQFSQNARSAGSANASSGVTAMAIPMILEQLMALQQQQIHQLQLIEQIRSQVAMMNRQPLRPPINPAVASQNTPVATSNQLQGFAAHSALQLTTAVPPTVTGQATNNPPSTFENTQHISQPTSGASTPNISSNGSSSAPTETSASSSANAIPASITPASVSNTTNTSSQPQNTSTQPTLGHGNLLTSTSSLPNPLLPQTSSNSVIFPNPLVSIAATANALDPLSALMKHRKGKPPNVSVFEPKSSSEDPFFKHKCRFCAKVFGSDSALQIHLRSHTGERPFKCNICGNRFSTKGNLKVHFQRHKEKYPHIQMNPYPVPEYLDNVPTCSGIPYGMSLPPEKPVTTWLDSKPVLPTVPTSIGLQLPPTIPGVNNYSDSPSITPISRSPQRPSPASSECTSLSPGLNNSESGITVTAESPQPIHSGTSLTKTEPISLPPTNTRVGEVSISVQVTTVSTSIVTTVTDSSVSTTLPNPVLPAVSDQFKAKFPFGGLLDSMQTSETSKLQQLVENIDKKMTDPNQCVICHRVLSCQSALKMHYRTHTGERPFKCKICGRAFTTKGNLKTHFGVHRAKPPLRVQHSCPICQKKFTNAVVLQQHIRMHMGGQIPNTPLPEGFQDAMDSELSYDEKNVETLSNYDDDIDENSMEEDPELKDTASDSSKPLISYSGSCPPSPPSVISSIAALENQMKMIDSVMNCQQLTSLKSIENGSGESDHLSNDSSSAVGDLESQSAGSPAMSESSSSMQALSPVNSNSESFRSKSPGLSNQEDPQETPLKTEKPDSPPPAPENGGALDLTAPTPGRPVIKEEAPFSLLFLNRERGPSQSTPSLVTSTAPTMIKMEVNGHSKPISLGEGPPLPAGIQVPAAPQTVMSPGLTPMLAPPPRRTPKQHNCQSCGKTFSSASALQIHERTHTGEKPFGCTICGRAFTTKGNLKVHMGTHMWNNAPARRGRRLSVENPMALLGGDALKFSEMFQKDLAARAMNVDPNFWNQYAAAITNGLAMKNNEISVIQNGGIPQLPVSLGGSAIPPLSNITSGMDKARTGSSPPIGGLDKASSETGASRPFTRFIEENKEIGIN from the exons CCGTCCCAGGGGAAGGCGCagatgatggtgatagtgggaatGAAAGCAGAAGTGGAAGTGAAGAAACAAATGTTTGTGAGAAATGCTGTGCAGAATTCTTCAAATGGACAGACTTTCTGGAACACAAGAAGAACTGCACCAAAAACCCACTGGTGTTGATTGTGAATGAAGATGAACCAGCACCACCATCTGAAGAATTCCCTGAACCTTCGCCTGCTAGTTCCCCCAGTGACCAGACGGAGAGTGAGGTCACGGAAGAAAACGTTCAGACTGAAAACAATGAGAGCTGTGAGGTGAAAGTggcagagaaggaggaagagccTATGGAAGTGGAAACCTCTGGAGAGAAAAGCTACCAGAATCAAAGCACTTCAAACACCACTCCAACGACCCCTCTACCTCAGATTCCAGAACCATCTTCCATGACGAGTTATAATATGCCAAACACTAATGTTACATTAGAAACTCTCCTGAGCACTAAAGTGGCTGTGGCCCAGTTCTCCCAAAATGCAAGATCCGCCGGGAGTGCAAATGCAAGCAGTGGGGTGACCGCCATGGCCATCCCAATGATCCTGGAACAGCTCATGGCCTTGCAGCAGCAGCAGATCCACCAGCTCCAGCTCATTGAGCAGATTCGCAGTCAGGTAGCCATGATGAACCGTCAGCCTCTCCGACCCCCTATAAATCCTGCAGTAGCTTCTCAGAATACTCCCGTAGCAACATCTAACCAGCTCCAAGGTTTTGCTGCACATTCTGCTCTTCAGTTAACTACTGCGGTCCCCCCAACAGTAACTGGGCAAGCTACAAACAATCCCCCTTCCACCTTTGAAAACACTCAGCACATCTCACAGCCTACATCTGGAGCAAGCACCCCAAACATATCCAGTAATGGATCCTCTTCTGCACCAACAGAAACTAGTGCATCCTCATCTGCTAATGCAATTCCAGCATCCATAACTCCTGCTTCTGTGTCAAATACTACTAACACTTCTTCCCAGCCCCAGAACACTTCAACTCAACCCACCTTGGGTCATGGAAATCTTCTCACCTCAACTTCCAGTCTGCCAAACCCACTTCTACCTCAGACCTCATCAAATAGTGTGATCTTTCCCAATCCACTGGTTAGCATTGCTGCAACTGCTAATGCGTTAGACCCCCTATCTGCCCTCATGAAACACCGCAAAGGAAAACCACCAAATGTGTCGGTGTTTGAACCTAAATCAAGCTCTGAGGATCCATTTTTTAAACACAAGTGTAGATTTTGTGCCAAGGTCTTTGGAAGTGATAGTGCTTTACAGATTCATTTGCGTTCTCACACAGGAGAGAGGCCTTTTAAGTGTAATATATGTGGGAATCGATTTTCAACTAAAGGCAATCTAAAAGTTCATTTTCAGAGACACAAGGAGAAGTATCCACATATCCAGATGAATCCTTATCCCGTTCCAGAATACCTCGACAATGTCCCCACTTGCTCTGGAATTCCCTATGGAATGTCACTGCCACCTGAAAAACCAGTGACAACCTGGCTTGATAGCAAGCCAGTGTTGCCAACTGTCCCTACATCCATTGGACTGCAGCTTCCTCCCACTATACCTGGTGTTAATAACTATAGCGACTCCCCGAGCATTACTCCCATAAGCCGGTCACCTCAGAGGCCATCTCCTGCTTCAAGTGAATGCACTTCTCTATCCCCTGGGCTCAACAATTCTGAGTCAGGCATAACAGTGACTGCAGAATCCCCACAACCAATTCACAGTGGTACTTCCCTCACAAAAACTGAACCTATCAGTTTGCCTCCCACAAACACACGAGTGGGAGAAGTCTCCATCAGCGTGCAAGTTACTACCGTTTCTACTTCAATTGTTACCACTGTAACTGATAGTAGTGTGTCCACAACCCTCCCAAACCCTGTGCTTCCAGCGGTCTCTGACCAGTTTAAAGCAAAGTTCCCCTTTGGTGGTCTGCTTGACTCTATGCAAACATCAGAAACCTCAAAGCTGCAACAGTTAGTTGAGAACATTGATAAGAAGATGACGGATCCAAATCAATGTGTCATTTGTCACCGGGTGCTTAGTTGTCAGAGTGCTCTCAAGATGCATTACAGAACACATACAGGAGAAAGACCATTTAAATGCAAAATTTGTGGACGTGCCTTTACTACAAAAGGCAATCTAAAAACACATTTTGGAGTTCATCGAGCGAAGCCACCACTAAGAGTACAGCATTCGTGTCCCATTTGtcaaaagaaatttacaaatgcTGTTGTTCTTCAGCAACATATTCGTATGCATATGGGGGGACAAATCCCAAACACACCATTACCCGAGGGCTTCCAAGATGCAATGGACTCAGAACtttcttatgatgaaaaaaatgttgaaacCCTGAGTAACTATGATGATGACATTGATGAAAATTCTATGGAAGAAGACCCAGAGTTAAAGGACACAGCAAGCGACTCATCTAAACCACTAATATCTTACTCTGGGTCGTGTCCCCCTTCACCACCTTCTGTAATCTCTAGTATTGCTGCCCTGGAGAATCAGATGAAAATGATTGATTCTGTCATGAACTGTCAACAGTTGACCAGCTTGAAATCCATAGAAAATGGATCAGGGGAAAGTGACCATTTAAGTAATGATTCCTCATCAGCTGTAGGTGATCTTGAAAGCCAGAGTGCAGGCAGCCCTGCCATGTCAGAATCATCCTCATCCATGCAAGCATTGTCTCCGGTAAATAGCAACAGTGAAAGTTTCCGGTCCAAGTCTCCAGGTCTGAGCAACCAAGAAGACCCACAAGAAACACCACTAAAGACAGAAAAACCAGACAGTCCACCACCTGCTCCTGAAAATGGAGGTGCACTTGATCTGACAGCTCCTACCCCGGGCAGACCAGTCATCAAGGAGGAAGCTCCTTTTAGCCTGCTGTTCCTCAACAGAGAACGTG GTCCCAGCCAAAGTACTCCTAGCCTGGTCACCAGCACTGCGCCTACCATGAtcaaaatggaagtgaatggTCACAGCAAGCCGATCTCACTGGGGGAAGGTCCTCCGCTTCCAGCTGGAATCCAGGTTCCTGCTGCACCACAGACAGTGATGAGTCCTGGTCTCACTCCTATGCTGGCACCCCCACCCCGGCGAACGCCTAAGCAACACAACTGTCAATCGTGTGGGAAGACCTTCTCCTCAGCAAGTGCACTCCAGATACATGAGCGCACCCATACTGGTGAAAAGCCATTTGGTTGCACAATCTGTGGTAGAGCTTTTACCACAAAGGGGAATCTCAAG GTTCATATGGGAACTCACATGTGGAATAATGCCCCTGCGAGACGTGGCCGCCGACTATCTGTGGAAAACCCCATGGCATTGTTAGGTGGTGATGCACTGAAGTTCTCTGAAATGTTCCAAAAGGATTTGGCAGCTCGGGCAATGAATGTTGACCCCAATTTTTGGAACCAGTATGCTGCAGCAATCACAAATGGACTTGCTATGAAGAACAATGAGATTTCAGTCATACAGAATGGAGGCATTCCACAACTCCCAGTAAGTTTAGGTGGAAGTGCCATTCCACCCTTAAGTAACATTACAAGTGGTATGGACAAAGCTCGCACAGGCAGCAGCCCTCCTATTGGTGGCTTGGACAAAGCAAGTTCAGAAACAGGAGCCAGTCGTCCATTCACACGGTTTATTGAGGAGAACAAGGAGATTGGTATAAATTAA
- the SALL3 gene encoding sal-like protein 3 isoform X1 — protein sequence MSRRKQAKPQHLKSDEELQQSEVVSEHAVPGEGADDGDSGNESRSGSEETNVCEKCCAEFFKWTDFLEHKKNCTKNPLVLIVNEDEPAPPSEEFPEPSPASSPSDQTESEVTEENVQTENNESCEVKVAEKEEEPMEVETSGEKSYQNQSTSNTTPTTPLPQIPEPSSMTSYNMPNTNVTLETLLSTKVAVAQFSQNARSAGSANASSGVTAMAIPMILEQLMALQQQQIHQLQLIEQIRSQVAMMNRQPLRPPINPAVASQNTPVATSNQLQGFAAHSALQLTTAVPPTVTGQATNNPPSTFENTQHISQPTSGASTPNISSNGSSSAPTETSASSSANAIPASITPASVSNTTNTSSQPQNTSTQPTLGHGNLLTSTSSLPNPLLPQTSSNSVIFPNPLVSIAATANALDPLSALMKHRKGKPPNVSVFEPKSSSEDPFFKHKCRFCAKVFGSDSALQIHLRSHTGERPFKCNICGNRFSTKGNLKVHFQRHKEKYPHIQMNPYPVPEYLDNVPTCSGIPYGMSLPPEKPVTTWLDSKPVLPTVPTSIGLQLPPTIPGVNNYSDSPSITPISRSPQRPSPASSECTSLSPGLNNSESGITVTAESPQPIHSGTSLTKTEPISLPPTNTRVGEVSISVQVTTVSTSIVTTVTDSSVSTTLPNPVLPAVSDQFKAKFPFGGLLDSMQTSETSKLQQLVENIDKKMTDPNQCVICHRVLSCQSALKMHYRTHTGERPFKCKICGRAFTTKGNLKTHFGVHRAKPPLRVQHSCPICQKKFTNAVVLQQHIRMHMGGQIPNTPLPEGFQDAMDSELSYDEKNVETLSNYDDDIDENSMEEDPELKDTASDSSKPLISYSGSCPPSPPSVISSIAALENQMKMIDSVMNCQQLTSLKSIENGSGESDHLSNDSSSAVGDLESQSAGSPAMSESSSSMQALSPVNSNSESFRSKSPGLSNQEDPQETPLKTEKPDSPPPAPENGGALDLTAPTPGRPVIKEEAPFSLLFLNRERGKFKSTVCNICGKPFACKSALEIHYRSHTKERPFVCTICSRGCSTMGNLKQHLLTHKLKELPSQLFEPNFTLGPSQSTPSLVTSTAPTMIKMEVNGHSKPISLGEGPPLPAGIQVPAAPQTVMSPGLTPMLAPPPRRTPKQHNCQSCGKTFSSASALQIHERTHTGEKPFGCTICGRAFTTKGNLKVHMGTHMWNNAPARRGRRLSVENPMALLGGDALKFSEMFQKDLAARAMNVDPNFWNQYAAAITNGLAMKNNEISVIQNGGIPQLPVSLGGSAIPPLSNITSGMDKARTGSSPPIGGLDKASSETGASRPFTRFIEENKEIGIN from the exons CCGTCCCAGGGGAAGGCGCagatgatggtgatagtgggaatGAAAGCAGAAGTGGAAGTGAAGAAACAAATGTTTGTGAGAAATGCTGTGCAGAATTCTTCAAATGGACAGACTTTCTGGAACACAAGAAGAACTGCACCAAAAACCCACTGGTGTTGATTGTGAATGAAGATGAACCAGCACCACCATCTGAAGAATTCCCTGAACCTTCGCCTGCTAGTTCCCCCAGTGACCAGACGGAGAGTGAGGTCACGGAAGAAAACGTTCAGACTGAAAACAATGAGAGCTGTGAGGTGAAAGTggcagagaaggaggaagagccTATGGAAGTGGAAACCTCTGGAGAGAAAAGCTACCAGAATCAAAGCACTTCAAACACCACTCCAACGACCCCTCTACCTCAGATTCCAGAACCATCTTCCATGACGAGTTATAATATGCCAAACACTAATGTTACATTAGAAACTCTCCTGAGCACTAAAGTGGCTGTGGCCCAGTTCTCCCAAAATGCAAGATCCGCCGGGAGTGCAAATGCAAGCAGTGGGGTGACCGCCATGGCCATCCCAATGATCCTGGAACAGCTCATGGCCTTGCAGCAGCAGCAGATCCACCAGCTCCAGCTCATTGAGCAGATTCGCAGTCAGGTAGCCATGATGAACCGTCAGCCTCTCCGACCCCCTATAAATCCTGCAGTAGCTTCTCAGAATACTCCCGTAGCAACATCTAACCAGCTCCAAGGTTTTGCTGCACATTCTGCTCTTCAGTTAACTACTGCGGTCCCCCCAACAGTAACTGGGCAAGCTACAAACAATCCCCCTTCCACCTTTGAAAACACTCAGCACATCTCACAGCCTACATCTGGAGCAAGCACCCCAAACATATCCAGTAATGGATCCTCTTCTGCACCAACAGAAACTAGTGCATCCTCATCTGCTAATGCAATTCCAGCATCCATAACTCCTGCTTCTGTGTCAAATACTACTAACACTTCTTCCCAGCCCCAGAACACTTCAACTCAACCCACCTTGGGTCATGGAAATCTTCTCACCTCAACTTCCAGTCTGCCAAACCCACTTCTACCTCAGACCTCATCAAATAGTGTGATCTTTCCCAATCCACTGGTTAGCATTGCTGCAACTGCTAATGCGTTAGACCCCCTATCTGCCCTCATGAAACACCGCAAAGGAAAACCACCAAATGTGTCGGTGTTTGAACCTAAATCAAGCTCTGAGGATCCATTTTTTAAACACAAGTGTAGATTTTGTGCCAAGGTCTTTGGAAGTGATAGTGCTTTACAGATTCATTTGCGTTCTCACACAGGAGAGAGGCCTTTTAAGTGTAATATATGTGGGAATCGATTTTCAACTAAAGGCAATCTAAAAGTTCATTTTCAGAGACACAAGGAGAAGTATCCACATATCCAGATGAATCCTTATCCCGTTCCAGAATACCTCGACAATGTCCCCACTTGCTCTGGAATTCCCTATGGAATGTCACTGCCACCTGAAAAACCAGTGACAACCTGGCTTGATAGCAAGCCAGTGTTGCCAACTGTCCCTACATCCATTGGACTGCAGCTTCCTCCCACTATACCTGGTGTTAATAACTATAGCGACTCCCCGAGCATTACTCCCATAAGCCGGTCACCTCAGAGGCCATCTCCTGCTTCAAGTGAATGCACTTCTCTATCCCCTGGGCTCAACAATTCTGAGTCAGGCATAACAGTGACTGCAGAATCCCCACAACCAATTCACAGTGGTACTTCCCTCACAAAAACTGAACCTATCAGTTTGCCTCCCACAAACACACGAGTGGGAGAAGTCTCCATCAGCGTGCAAGTTACTACCGTTTCTACTTCAATTGTTACCACTGTAACTGATAGTAGTGTGTCCACAACCCTCCCAAACCCTGTGCTTCCAGCGGTCTCTGACCAGTTTAAAGCAAAGTTCCCCTTTGGTGGTCTGCTTGACTCTATGCAAACATCAGAAACCTCAAAGCTGCAACAGTTAGTTGAGAACATTGATAAGAAGATGACGGATCCAAATCAATGTGTCATTTGTCACCGGGTGCTTAGTTGTCAGAGTGCTCTCAAGATGCATTACAGAACACATACAGGAGAAAGACCATTTAAATGCAAAATTTGTGGACGTGCCTTTACTACAAAAGGCAATCTAAAAACACATTTTGGAGTTCATCGAGCGAAGCCACCACTAAGAGTACAGCATTCGTGTCCCATTTGtcaaaagaaatttacaaatgcTGTTGTTCTTCAGCAACATATTCGTATGCATATGGGGGGACAAATCCCAAACACACCATTACCCGAGGGCTTCCAAGATGCAATGGACTCAGAACtttcttatgatgaaaaaaatgttgaaacCCTGAGTAACTATGATGATGACATTGATGAAAATTCTATGGAAGAAGACCCAGAGTTAAAGGACACAGCAAGCGACTCATCTAAACCACTAATATCTTACTCTGGGTCGTGTCCCCCTTCACCACCTTCTGTAATCTCTAGTATTGCTGCCCTGGAGAATCAGATGAAAATGATTGATTCTGTCATGAACTGTCAACAGTTGACCAGCTTGAAATCCATAGAAAATGGATCAGGGGAAAGTGACCATTTAAGTAATGATTCCTCATCAGCTGTAGGTGATCTTGAAAGCCAGAGTGCAGGCAGCCCTGCCATGTCAGAATCATCCTCATCCATGCAAGCATTGTCTCCGGTAAATAGCAACAGTGAAAGTTTCCGGTCCAAGTCTCCAGGTCTGAGCAACCAAGAAGACCCACAAGAAACACCACTAAAGACAGAAAAACCAGACAGTCCACCACCTGCTCCTGAAAATGGAGGTGCACTTGATCTGACAGCTCCTACCCCGGGCAGACCAGTCATCAAGGAGGAAGCTCCTTTTAGCCTGCTGTTCCTCAACAGAGAACGTGGTAAGTTTAAAAGTACTGTTTGTAATATCTGTGGCAAGCCTTTTGCTTGTAAGAGTGCATTGGAAATTCACTACCGCAGCCATACTAAAGAACGTCCATTTGTTTGTACAATCTGCAGTCGCGGGTGTTCCACTATGGGTAATTTAAAACAGCACTTACTGACACACAAATTAAAAGAGCTGCCTTCTCAGTTATTTGAACCCAACTTTACTCTAGGTCCCAGCCAAAGTACTCCTAGCCTGGTCACCAGCACTGCGCCTACCATGAtcaaaatggaagtgaatggTCACAGCAAGCCGATCTCACTGGGGGAAGGTCCTCCGCTTCCAGCTGGAATCCAGGTTCCTGCTGCACCACAGACAGTGATGAGTCCTGGTCTCACTCCTATGCTGGCACCCCCACCCCGGCGAACGCCTAAGCAACACAACTGTCAATCGTGTGGGAAGACCTTCTCCTCAGCAAGTGCACTCCAGATACATGAGCGCACCCATACTGGTGAAAAGCCATTTGGTTGCACAATCTGTGGTAGAGCTTTTACCACAAAGGGGAATCTCAAG GTTCATATGGGAACTCACATGTGGAATAATGCCCCTGCGAGACGTGGCCGCCGACTATCTGTGGAAAACCCCATGGCATTGTTAGGTGGTGATGCACTGAAGTTCTCTGAAATGTTCCAAAAGGATTTGGCAGCTCGGGCAATGAATGTTGACCCCAATTTTTGGAACCAGTATGCTGCAGCAATCACAAATGGACTTGCTATGAAGAACAATGAGATTTCAGTCATACAGAATGGAGGCATTCCACAACTCCCAGTAAGTTTAGGTGGAAGTGCCATTCCACCCTTAAGTAACATTACAAGTGGTATGGACAAAGCTCGCACAGGCAGCAGCCCTCCTATTGGTGGCTTGGACAAAGCAAGTTCAGAAACAGGAGCCAGTCGTCCATTCACACGGTTTATTGAGGAGAACAAGGAGATTGGTATAAATTAA